The sequence GTAATGCGATGGAAAAATTAAATAAATCTGCTAGGCAAGTTTCTCTTGAAACTGGAAATAAGGTTTCAGCTGCTTACATAAGCAAAATCTTGCACAATGAGCGCAAGCCTAGCCCTAAGG comes from Bacillota bacterium and encodes:
- a CDS encoding helix-turn-helix transcriptional regulator encodes the protein MEKLNKSARQVSLETGNKVSAAYISKILHNERKPSPKVLKLLASPLQLPYDVLLREAGFLPS